A stretch of DNA from Bacillaceae bacterium S4-13-56:
ACTTTTTTCCCAACACCATAGCGTCGATATTTTTTCATCACAAAAAATTCATCCATACTAAAAAAGTTCCTATACGGACTAGTTCGATACGATACCAACGCAAAACCAGCCAATTTGCCATCCGCAATAATCAGATAGGCAAAACGAGAAGGGTCCATCCAATAGTCATGAAAAGAAGGATAATCCAAAAATGCACCATTATCAGTAACATCAATATTTATGTACTCGGAAAAATCATAAAAATAATATTGCATGAGACTTCGCAATACTTCTTTTTCATGGAGCTCGGCCCTCTTTATCCACAAATTCATATAATCTTCCCCCTTCTCTAAAGGTATATTAATCACAGCAAATTACATGAACAAATTGTGCGATTTATTGTGAAAAATTGACTTTGTAATGACTGTTTTAAAACGTTGCAGTGTTCAAAAAGTTCAAAAAGCAACCATCCTATATACCAAAGTAAGAAAAAAAGGTATGCGAATCTCGCATACCTTAAAAATTATAAACAATAGTTACTCAATCAAACACTCACGTATCATTCATTTGAAAACATTGGATGATTCATTCCGCCTGACATTCCTCT
This window harbors:
- a CDS encoding GNAT family N-acetyltransferase — translated: MNLWIKRAELHEKEVLRSLMQYYFYDFSEYINIDVTDNGAFLDYPSFHDYWMDPSRFAYLIIADGKLAGFALVSYRTSPYRNFFSMDEFFVMKKYRRYGVGKKVAYDLFRMHQGNWEISEIAPNKPAQSFWRKIIQEFTNGNYRERNENSKFIQEFVS